The Indicator indicator isolate 239-I01 chromosome 22, UM_Iind_1.1, whole genome shotgun sequence genome includes a window with the following:
- the SOCS1 gene encoding suppressor of cytokine signaling 1, which produces MVAHSKVSADNAVAADPRCLLDPPVPDRSQARGYHGPGRPSTVQAQSNTHFRTFRSQSDFSSITRASSLLDACGFYWGPLTVNAAHEKLKSEPEGTFLIRDSTQKNCFFAISVKTATGPISIRINFQTGRFSLDGSKETFDCLFKLLEHYLSSPRKVLVTPLRKVRVQPLQELCRKSIVKAFGRENLNQIPLNPVLKDYLKSFPFQI; this is translated from the coding sequence ATGGTAGCACACAGCAAAGTGTCAGCAGATAATGCAGTTGCAGCAGACCCGAGATGTCTACTTGACCCTCCAGTACCAGATCGTTCACAGGCTCGGGGCTACCATGGCCCAGGCCGGCCCAGCACTGTGCAGGCACAGAGCAACACACATTTCCGAACCTTTCGCTCACAATCGGATTTTAGTAGCATCACTCGAGCAAGCAGCCTGCTGGATGCCTGTGGCTTCTACTGGGGACCTCTGACTGTCAATGCTGCCCATGAGAAGCTGAAGTCTGAGCCTGAGGGCACCTTCCTTATCAGGGACAGCACACAAAAGAATTGCTTCTTTGCCATCAGTGTTAAGACTGCGACTGGGCCCATCAGCATCCGGATAAATTTTCAGACTGGACGTTTCAGCCTGGATGGCAGCAAAGAGACTTTTGACTGTCTTTTTAAGCTGCTGGAACATTACCTAAGCTCCCCGAGGAAGGTACTGGTTACCCCCCTGCGCAAAGTCCGTGTGCAGCccctgcaggagctctgccGGAAGAGCATTGTGAAGGCTTTTGGAAGAGAGAACTTAAACCAGATCCCCCTCAATCCTGTTCTAAAGGACTATCTGAAATCCTTTCCATTTCAGATATAA